A part of Candidatus Auribacterota bacterium genomic DNA contains:
- a CDS encoding sodium-translocating pyrophosphatase, with amino-acid sequence MTVERLPLIWLIAPLASIAALVCAWYFYHTMIKEPEGTDRMKEIASYVRSGARAYIKQQYKVVAICFVFAAIFFAILAFGLHVQSKWVPFAFLSGGFFSGLCGFIGLKTATYANARTANAARGSLNSALQIAFRSGAVMGLVCVGLGLLDICIWFYILARIVHLSLVETTVTILCFGMGASTQALFARVGGGIFTKAADVGADLVGKIEAGIPEDDPRNPAAIADNVGDNVGDVAGMGADLYESYCGSILATTAIGVASFAAEPALILNSILLPMVIAGVGTLLSIAGIFVVRSGEKATQKELLKALARGVNLSTVGITVLSAVLVRWLLPGHIGLWFSILAGLFAGWIIGKATEYYTSQDYKPTQELSNQSLTGPATVIIEGISIGMLSTWPGVITVGIAILVAFGCAGGFTSPEMGLYGVGLAAVGMLSTLGITLATDAYGPIADNAGGNAEMSGLEPYVRERTDALDSLGNTTAATGKGYAIGSAALTALALLAAYVEEVRIGLVRLATHSVDRLVHIGDKTYDIATIQKANLAFFMEKYNITLVNPKVLVGLFIGSMMAFMFCALSMKAVGRAARRMVEEVRRQFKEIKGIMEGKATPDYAACVTISTKGAQREMLLPSLSALVIPIIVGLVLGVAGVMGFLTGATATGFVLAIMLANSGGAWDNAKKYVEQGHYGGKGSAAHKAAVVGDTVGDPFKDTAGPSLNILIKLMCMVSVVVAGLIVKFSPQISHFLHMGSL; translated from the coding sequence ATGACGGTGGAACGTCTCCCCCTCATCTGGCTCATCGCGCCTCTGGCGTCAATCGCCGCGCTCGTCTGCGCATGGTATTTTTACCACACCATGATAAAAGAGCCCGAAGGCACGGACAGGATGAAGGAAATCGCCTCGTATGTCCGGTCCGGCGCCCGGGCGTATATCAAACAGCAGTACAAGGTCGTCGCCATATGCTTTGTGTTCGCCGCCATTTTCTTTGCCATACTCGCGTTCGGTTTGCACGTCCAGTCAAAGTGGGTACCCTTTGCGTTTCTCTCGGGGGGATTCTTCTCGGGCCTCTGCGGCTTCATCGGGCTGAAGACCGCCACCTATGCGAATGCGCGGACGGCGAACGCTGCCCGTGGTTCGCTCAACAGCGCCCTCCAGATCGCCTTCCGCAGCGGCGCGGTGATGGGCCTGGTCTGTGTCGGCCTCGGCCTCCTCGACATCTGCATCTGGTTCTACATCCTTGCCAGGATCGTGCACCTCAGTCTCGTGGAGACGACCGTGACGATCCTCTGCTTCGGCATGGGCGCGAGCACGCAGGCGCTCTTCGCCCGTGTCGGCGGCGGTATCTTCACGAAGGCGGCCGACGTCGGCGCCGACCTCGTGGGCAAGATCGAGGCGGGCATTCCCGAGGACGACCCGCGCAATCCCGCGGCGATCGCTGACAACGTAGGCGACAACGTGGGGGACGTGGCGGGGATGGGAGCCGACCTCTACGAGTCATACTGCGGCTCCATACTGGCGACGACCGCCATCGGCGTTGCCTCCTTTGCGGCCGAGCCGGCGCTGATTCTCAACTCGATCCTGCTCCCCATGGTCATCGCCGGCGTCGGGACACTGCTTTCAATCGCGGGTATCTTTGTCGTGCGGAGCGGCGAGAAGGCCACGCAGAAAGAGCTGCTCAAGGCGCTCGCACGAGGCGTGAATCTGAGCACCGTGGGGATAACGGTGCTCTCCGCCGTGCTCGTGCGCTGGCTGCTCCCGGGCCACATCGGGTTGTGGTTCTCGATCCTCGCCGGCCTGTTCGCGGGCTGGATCATCGGTAAGGCTACGGAGTACTATACCTCGCAGGACTACAAGCCCACGCAGGAGCTCTCCAACCAGTCCCTTACCGGCCCGGCGACGGTCATCATTGAGGGGATCTCGATAGGCATGCTCTCCACCTGGCCGGGGGTGATTACAGTAGGTATTGCCATACTGGTTGCCTTCGGCTGCGCGGGCGGATTCACCTCTCCCGAGATGGGATTGTACGGCGTGGGGCTCGCCGCCGTCGGCATGCTCTCCACTCTCGGCATCACGCTCGCGACCGACGCCTACGGGCCGATCGCGGACAACGCCGGCGGTAACGCGGAGATGAGCGGCCTCGAGCCGTACGTGCGTGAGCGGACTGACGCTCTCGACTCACTCGGCAACACGACCGCAGCGACCGGGAAAGGATATGCTATAGGGTCGGCAGCGCTGACAGCGCTCGCCCTGCTCGCTGCGTACGTCGAGGAGGTGCGCATCGGCCTCGTCCGCCTGGCGACGCACAGCGTTGACAGGCTCGTGCACATCGGCGATAAGACCTACGACATCGCCACCATACAGAAGGCGAACCTCGCCTTCTTCATGGAGAAGTACAATATCACCCTCGTGAACCCCAAGGTGCTCGTCGGCCTCTTCATCGGCAGCATGATGGCGTTCATGTTTTGCGCCCTTTCCATGAAGGCGGTGGGCCGCGCGGCGCGCCGTATGGTGGAAGAGGTGCGACGGCAGTTCAAGGAGATCAAGGGTATCATGGAGGGGAAGGCAACGCCTGACTACGCCGCCTGTGTGACGATTTCAACAAAGGGAGCCCAGCGTGAGATGCTGCTCCCGTCTCTCAGCGCGCTCGTCATCCCCATCATCGTCGGGCTCGTCCTCGGCGTTGCAGGCGTCATGGGATTTCTTACAGGCGCCACGGCGACCGGCTTCGTCCTTGCCATCATGCTCGCCAATTCCGGCGGTGCCTGGGATAACGCAAAGAAATACGTCGAGCAGGGGCATTACGGCGGCAAGGGGTCGGCAGCGCACAAGGCGGCGGTGGTGGGCGACACCGTGGGCGACCCGTTCAAGGATACGGCAGGGCCGTCGCTCAACATCCTCATCAAGCTCATGTGCATGGTGAGCGTGGTGGTTGCGGGACTGATCGTAAAATTCAGCCCTCAGATCAGCCATTTTCTGCACATGGGTTCACTATAA